Proteins encoded in a region of the candidate division WOR-3 bacterium genome:
- the rplK gene encoding 50S ribosomal protein L11: MAKKEIAKVKLQIPAGQATPAPPVGPALGQHGVNIMEFCKQFNARTKNEPPGIIIPVVVTIYSDRSFTFITKSPPASVLLKQAAGLAKGSSAPNQIKVGKITKKQLREIAEKKLKDLNTNDIEAAMRIIEGTARQMGITIVEE; this comes from the coding sequence ATGGCAAAGAAAGAAATTGCTAAAGTAAAATTACAGATTCCTGCAGGTCAAGCTACTCCTGCACCGCCAGTGGGTCCGGCGTTGGGACAGCATGGTGTAAACATTATGGAATTTTGTAAACAATTTAATGCTCGGACTAAGAATGAACCGCCCGGAATAATTATTCCGGTAGTAGTTACGATTTATTCTGATAGAAGTTTTACTTTTATCACTAAAAGTCCGCCGGCTTCTGTTCTTTTGAAACAAGCAGCAGGATTAGCAAAAGGGTCAAGTGCTCCTAATCAGATAAAAGTGGGGAAGATTACTAAAAAACAATTACGAGAAATTGCTGAGAAAAAATTAAAAGATCTAAATACTAATGATATTGAGGCAGCTATGCGGATTATTGAGGGCACTGCAAGACAGATGGGCATTACCATTGTGGAGGAGTAA
- the rpmG gene encoding 50S ribosomal protein L33, producing MRIFVHLACSECKRKNYHTTKNKNKQEKLELRKYCKFCKKHTIHKETK from the coding sequence ATGCGAATTTTTGTTCATTTAGCTTGTAGTGAATGTAAAAGAAAAAATTATCATACAACTAAGAATAAGAATAAACAAGAAAAATTGGAATTAAGAAAATATTGTAAATTTTGTAAGAAACATACGATACATAAAGAAACTAAATAG
- the secE gene encoding preprotein translocase subunit SecE: MKKLILKVKNFIMDVKNELKKVSWSSRRELFQTTLLVIVLSFLLSLFIGFWDFVFSRVLRLIIK; this comes from the coding sequence ATGAAAAAGTTGATTTTAAAAGTAAAAAATTTTATAATGGATGTAAAAAATGAATTAAAAAAAGTTTCCTGGTCTTCTCGTCGGGAACTTTTTCAAACTACTTTGTTGGTGATTGTGCTTTCTTTTCTTTTATCTTTATTTATCGGTTTTTGGGATTTTGTATTTTCACGGGTTTTACGATTGATTATAAAATAA
- the rplA gene encoding 50S ribosomal protein L1 — protein MKRSKRYQLISLKVNKAKTYSLDEAIDLLKETSNAKFVEAVDIAVKLGIDPKRTDQMVKGSVNLPYGTGKEIKVLVLTRGEKEKEAKEAQADYVGLEEYVEKIKQGWTDFDAVVATPDVMPEVGKLGKILGPKGLMPSPKTGTVTFDVATAVKSLKAGKIQYKTDKTGNIHARIGRVDFEKEKLKKNIIAFISELLKEKPAGVKGQYLKSVTISSTMGPGIKLDVKELQELARKEL, from the coding sequence ATGAAAAGGAGTAAAAGATATCAATTAATAAGTTTAAAAGTAAATAAAGCTAAAACTTATTCTTTAGATGAAGCAATAGATTTGCTAAAAGAAACCTCTAATGCGAAATTTGTTGAGGCAGTAGATATTGCTGTAAAATTAGGTATCGATCCCAAGAGAACGGATCAGATGGTCAAGGGAAGTGTAAATCTTCCTTATGGTACCGGCAAAGAAATTAAAGTATTAGTATTAACTAGAGGTGAAAAAGAAAAGGAAGCAAAGGAAGCCCAAGCAGATTATGTTGGATTAGAAGAATATGTAGAAAAAATAAAACAAGGTTGGACAGATTTTGATGCTGTTGTAGCTACTCCTGATGTGATGCCAGAGGTAGGAAAGTTAGGGAAAATTTTGGGACCAAAAGGGTTAATGCCCTCTCCTAAAACTGGGACAGTTACTTTTGACGTGGCAACTGCTGTTAAAAGTTTAAAAGCTGGGAAAATTCAGTATAAGACTGATAAAACAGGAAATATTCATGCTCGAATTGGAAGAGTGGATTTTGAAAAAGAAAAATTGAAAAAAAACATTATTGCTTTTATAAGTGAACTATTGAAAGAAAAACCGGCTGGAGTAAAAGGACAGTATTTAAAATCGGTTACCATTTCTTCCACAATGGGACCAGGTATAAAATTAGATGTTAAAGAACTACAAGAATTGGCTAGAAAGGAACTATAA
- the rpoB gene encoding DNA-directed RNA polymerase subunit beta, with amino-acid sequence MNKKNFTKFNHSLEIPPLLSIQLESYRQFFQFDKLPEKREDIGLQKVFKELFPIVDTHHKRFILDFVKYEIKEPRYSPEEALQKGLSYDAPFYVTFRFVRGESVKGKEEFKIKDVIEQDIYLFNLPLMTNEGTFIVNGNERVVVNQLHRAPGVYLIREKGEHSLLLVPLRGAWFEMIISRDNDFSVLLDRKKRLPLFLFLQALGYSPEEVLERIYPDRIMEKEIEIGDMIAEKTEFEAVPLGEIVTEGILEFLQKQGKTRLKCVKRGAPGIKIIHNILKAHSFVDEKEALEKIFRKLRGTEPQQIQVAKSLIEGSLFDVARFDLGKCGRFRLNQTFNENIPLEKTNFEKEELFKLIRRLLEFYEREIPPDDIDHLAARRVRSVGELIEPYFRNALFNLASQVKEKILQIGVNKINSLREIIQGKPVEGQILKFFTQHPLCQYMEQVNPLSSLIHKRRVSALGPGGLTKETAGFEVRDVHYSHYGRICPIETPEGANIGLINTIATYTKINEFGFLTTPYWRVKNGIVTKEIVYLAPYEEENYKIAQFTTPLNEERQIINKEVVVRYRGDIITVPREEVDFMDVSPKQLFSPSTVMIPFLEHNDADRALMGANMQRQAVPLLKPEKPLVATGVEEQWARESGAVIIAEEDGEVIKVDSERILIKTAKGLKEYRLKKFKKTNQYTCYNQIPKVKKGMKVKKGDLLADGPCTDEGQLALGKNILVAFLPWRGYNYEDAIVISENLLKEDTFTSIQILEFDIQARETKLGPEEITRDIPGATEEDLAHLDKFGIVRIGTEVAPGDILVGRITPRGETEFMPEEKLLRAIFGEKAANVRDTSLRVEPGVYGTVIDVQIFTRRTDDPLAKEVFKRREEELEKRFNEKREFIVQERNEKLKSILLNVVVTKNIKDKKSKKIILKEGEKITEEFFISNKIDKIRLEDLIDVVKSEEKREEIKKIFEEFEKAIEVIEDEKEKEYNKLKVGDELPSGVLKWIRVYIAQKRKISVGDKLAGRHGNKGVIAKILPVEDMPYLPDGTPVDMVLNPLGVPSRMNIGQILETALGWAMKASGCQAITPIFEGATIKEIKEELKKAGLPEDGKITLYDGRTGLPFKEKAVVGYIYMMKLIHMVDDKIHARSVGRYSLITQQPLGGKAQFGGQRFGEMEVWALEAYGAAYTLQEMLTIKSDDVEGRIELFESLIKGTNPPTPKIPASFSVLVKELRGLCLDLVPINFEKEKR; translated from the coding sequence ATGAATAAAAAAAATTTTACCAAATTTAATCATTCGTTAGAAATTCCTCCTCTTCTTTCTATTCAGTTAGAGTCTTATCGTCAATTTTTTCAATTTGATAAATTGCCGGAAAAAAGGGAGGATATTGGTTTACAAAAAGTCTTCAAAGAACTTTTTCCCATTGTTGATACTCATCATAAACGTTTTATATTAGATTTTGTAAAATATGAAATAAAAGAGCCAAGATATTCGCCAGAAGAAGCTCTCCAAAAAGGATTGAGCTACGATGCTCCTTTTTATGTAACTTTTCGTTTTGTTAGGGGTGAATCTGTTAAAGGAAAAGAGGAATTTAAAATCAAAGATGTTATTGAACAAGATATATACTTATTTAATTTACCTTTAATGACAAACGAAGGTACTTTTATTGTAAACGGTAACGAACGAGTAGTTGTAAATCAATTACATCGGGCACCTGGAGTTTATTTAATTAGAGAAAAAGGAGAACATTCCTTGTTATTGGTGCCTCTCAGAGGCGCTTGGTTTGAGATGATAATTTCTCGGGATAATGATTTTTCAGTGTTACTAGATCGAAAAAAAAGACTCCCTCTGTTTCTTTTTCTTCAAGCATTAGGATATTCTCCCGAAGAGGTTTTAGAGAGGATTTATCCTGATAGGATAATGGAAAAAGAAATTGAGATTGGTGATATGATTGCTGAAAAAACTGAGTTTGAAGCAGTTCCATTGGGAGAAATTGTGACCGAAGGTATTTTAGAATTTCTTCAAAAACAAGGGAAAACAAGATTAAAATGTGTAAAAAGAGGTGCTCCTGGAATAAAAATAATTCATAATATTTTAAAAGCTCACTCTTTTGTCGACGAAAAAGAAGCCCTCGAAAAAATTTTTAGAAAACTGCGAGGAACAGAACCTCAACAAATTCAGGTGGCAAAAAGTCTTATCGAAGGTAGTCTATTTGATGTTGCTCGATTTGATTTAGGAAAATGTGGTCGTTTCCGTTTAAATCAGACTTTCAATGAAAACATTCCCTTGGAAAAAACCAATTTTGAAAAAGAGGAGCTTTTTAAATTAATTCGGCGTCTTTTAGAATTTTATGAACGCGAAATTCCTCCTGATGACATTGATCATTTAGCAGCACGAAGAGTTCGGTCGGTAGGAGAACTTATTGAACCGTATTTTCGTAATGCTCTTTTTAATCTTGCCAGTCAAGTAAAAGAAAAAATTTTACAAATAGGAGTTAACAAAATAAATTCTTTACGAGAAATAATTCAGGGAAAGCCTGTTGAAGGTCAAATACTAAAATTTTTTACTCAACATCCTTTATGTCAATATATGGAACAAGTGAATCCGTTGTCTTCTTTAATTCATAAAAGGCGTGTGTCTGCTTTGGGACCGGGTGGTTTAACTAAGGAAACAGCCGGTTTTGAAGTTCGTGATGTACATTATTCTCATTATGGAAGAATTTGTCCTATAGAAACTCCCGAAGGTGCTAACATTGGTTTAATCAATACAATTGCAACTTATACAAAAATTAATGAATTCGGTTTTCTTACTACTCCCTATTGGCGGGTTAAAAATGGAATAGTCACAAAAGAGATTGTTTATTTAGCACCTTATGAAGAAGAAAATTATAAAATTGCTCAATTTACTACTCCTTTAAATGAGGAAAGGCAAATTATAAATAAAGAAGTAGTAGTAAGATACCGGGGAGATATAATTACTGTGCCTCGTGAAGAAGTTGATTTTATGGACGTCTCACCTAAACAGCTTTTTTCTCCTTCTACTGTAATGATTCCTTTTTTAGAACATAACGATGCTGATCGGGCTTTAATGGGTGCTAATATGCAACGTCAAGCAGTTCCTCTATTAAAGCCTGAAAAACCTTTGGTAGCTACTGGCGTAGAGGAGCAGTGGGCAAGAGAATCGGGAGCGGTGATAATTGCTGAGGAAGATGGAGAGGTTATAAAGGTGGATTCTGAAAGAATATTAATAAAAACAGCAAAAGGTCTTAAAGAATATCGATTAAAAAAATTCAAAAAGACAAATCAATATACTTGTTATAATCAAATTCCCAAAGTAAAAAAAGGTATGAAAGTAAAGAAGGGCGATTTGTTAGCTGATGGCCCTTGCACTGATGAAGGTCAATTAGCGCTGGGGAAAAATATTCTAGTGGCATTTTTGCCTTGGCGAGGATACAACTACGAAGATGCGATTGTTATTTCGGAAAATCTTTTGAAAGAAGATACTTTTACTTCGATTCAAATTTTGGAATTTGATATTCAAGCAAGAGAAACAAAATTGGGACCAGAAGAAATTACCAGAGATATTCCTGGTGCTACCGAAGAAGATTTGGCTCATTTAGATAAGTTTGGAATAGTAAGAATAGGTACGGAAGTTGCTCCGGGAGATATTTTGGTGGGGAGAATTACTCCGCGGGGAGAAACAGAATTTATGCCTGAAGAAAAATTGCTCAGAGCAATTTTTGGAGAAAAAGCAGCAAACGTCCGTGATACCTCTTTGCGAGTAGAACCAGGAGTTTATGGAACTGTTATCGATGTCCAAATTTTTACTCGAAGAACAGATGATCCCTTGGCCAAAGAAGTATTTAAAAGAAGAGAAGAGGAGTTAGAAAAAAGGTTTAACGAGAAGAGAGAATTTATTGTTCAAGAAAGAAATGAAAAATTGAAGAGTATTCTTCTAAATGTTGTTGTTACTAAAAATATTAAAGATAAAAAAAGTAAAAAAATAATTTTAAAAGAAGGCGAAAAAATAACCGAGGAATTTTTTATTTCCAATAAAATTGATAAAATCCGATTAGAAGATTTAATTGATGTGGTAAAAAGTGAAGAAAAGCGAGAAGAGATAAAAAAAATTTTTGAAGAATTTGAAAAAGCGATCGAGGTAATCGAGGATGAAAAAGAAAAAGAGTATAATAAATTAAAAGTAGGTGACGAACTCCCTAGCGGTGTTTTAAAATGGATAAGGGTTTATATTGCTCAAAAGCGAAAAATTAGTGTTGGAGATAAATTGGCAGGAAGACATGGAAATAAAGGAGTGATCGCAAAAATTTTGCCGGTAGAAGATATGCCTTATTTACCTGATGGTACACCAGTAGATATGGTTTTAAATCCCTTGGGTGTTCCTTCTCGAATGAACATTGGTCAAATTTTAGAAACAGCTCTAGGTTGGGCGATGAAAGCGTCAGGTTGTCAAGCAATTACTCCGATTTTTGAGGGAGCTACAATCAAAGAAATTAAAGAAGAATTAAAAAAAGCCGGTTTACCAGAGGATGGAAAGATTACTCTTTATGATGGAAGGACGGGATTGCCTTTCAAGGAAAAAGCAGTAGTGGGTTATATCTACATGATGAAATTAATCCACATGGTAGATGATAAAATTCATGCTCGTTCTGTTGGCCGATATTCTTTAATTACTCAGCAGCCTTTGGGAGGAAAAGCTCAATTTGGTGGCCAAAGATTTGGAGAAATGGAGGTTTGGGCTTTAGAAGCATATGGAGCGGCTTATACTCTTCAAGAAATGCTCACCATTAAGTCGGATGACGTGGAGGGTAGAATAGAACTTTTTGAGTCTTTAATTAAAGGAACGAATCCTCCTACACCTAAAATTCCAGCTTCTTTTTCTGTTTTGGTAAAAGAATTAAGAGGTCTATGTTTAGATTTAGTACCAATAAATTTTGAAAAGGAGAAAAGATGA
- the nusG gene encoding transcription termination/antitermination protein NusG — translation MKKFYIVRTYTGREKKAKELLEKLIVEENKQDLFGRIIVPMKKTARWYKKKTKKAGKEENEYQMIEEERKLYPGYIVVEMEEDNEEAIKLVTSVPGVAHFLGTKNKPTPLSEEEVKMIEEIEKEKDAAVPEIPFSPGDHVRVVKGPFAGFSGTVEEVYPDRRRVRMTVTIFGRMTPIEIDFFEVEKI, via the coding sequence ATGAAAAAGTTTTATATTGTTCGCACTTATACTGGCAGAGAGAAAAAGGCAAAAGAATTGTTAGAAAAATTGATTGTTGAAGAAAATAAACAAGATTTATTCGGAAGAATTATTGTGCCGATGAAAAAAACCGCCCGATGGTATAAGAAAAAAACTAAGAAAGCAGGCAAAGAGGAAAATGAATATCAAATGATTGAAGAAGAAAGAAAGCTTTATCCGGGATATATTGTAGTCGAAATGGAAGAAGATAATGAAGAAGCTATTAAATTGGTAACTTCAGTGCCAGGTGTTGCTCATTTTTTGGGAACAAAAAACAAACCTACTCCTCTTTCGGAAGAAGAGGTTAAAATGATTGAAGAAATTGAGAAAGAAAAAGATGCTGCTGTTCCTGAGATTCCCTTTTCTCCAGGAGATCATGTGCGAGTAGTTAAGGGCCCTTTTGCAGGTTTTAGCGGCACAGTAGAAGAGGTATATCCGGATCGAAGAAGGGTTAGAATGACTGTCACAATTTTTGGTCGAATGACTCCTATTGAAATTGATTTTTTTGAAGTTGAGAAAATTTGA
- the rplJ gene encoding 50S ribosomal protein L10: MVVKEEKINKVKNLKEILKNAKGVYFVDFTNIPANELAKIRMRFREEKIKMMVVKNNLCEIALRELNFPKETENFLVGPTALVISDEDPTKPARLIKELKFLKFKGCFVEEKIFYDKDFGFLANIPNKEELRSQIVSYILSPIFEFVFVLESKLRELIIILENLKNKQT; this comes from the coding sequence ATGGTGGTAAAAGAAGAAAAAATAAATAAAGTAAAAAATTTAAAAGAAATTTTAAAAAATGCTAAAGGAGTATATTTTGTTGATTTTACAAATATCCCTGCTAACGAACTTGCTAAAATTAGAATGCGCTTTCGGGAAGAAAAAATTAAAATGATGGTGGTTAAAAATAACTTATGCGAAATTGCTCTAAGAGAATTGAATTTTCCTAAAGAAACCGAGAATTTTCTTGTGGGTCCTACTGCTTTAGTGATTTCTGACGAGGACCCCACTAAACCTGCCAGATTGATTAAAGAATTGAAATTTCTGAAATTTAAAGGTTGCTTTGTGGAAGAGAAGATTTTTTATGATAAAGATTTTGGATTCTTGGCAAACATTCCGAATAAAGAAGAACTCCGTTCACAAATCGTGAGTTATATTTTATCACCAATTTTTGAATTTGTTTTTGTCTTAGAAAGTAAATTAAGAGAATTAATAATTATTTTAGAAAATTTAAAAAATAAACAAACTTAA
- the rplL gene encoding 50S ribosomal protein L7/L12 codes for MASKIDELINAIESLTVMELAELVQKLKDKFGITQTAFVGPVTGTAPSATPTETKEEKTEFTVTLVSVGDKKIQVLKELRALTNLGLKEAKDLIDNVPSVIKEKVSKEEAEKIKAKLEEVGAKVEIK; via the coding sequence ATGGCATCAAAAATTGACGAATTAATTAATGCCATTGAAAGTTTAACAGTAATGGAATTAGCGGAGTTAGTTCAAAAATTAAAAGATAAATTTGGAATTACTCAGACTGCTTTCGTAGGACCAGTAACCGGAACAGCTCCCTCTGCTACCCCAACAGAAACCAAGGAAGAAAAAACTGAATTTACAGTGACTTTAGTTTCGGTAGGTGATAAAAAAATTCAGGTTCTTAAAGAGTTGCGTGCTTTAACTAATTTAGGACTTAAAGAGGCAAAGGACTTAATTGATAATGTACCTAGTGTAATAAAAGAAAAGGTTTCGAAAGAAGAAGCTGAAAAAATTAAAGCTAAATTAGAAGAAGTAGGAGCTAAAGTGGAAATAAAATGA